One genomic window of Cydia strobilella chromosome 11, ilCydStro3.1, whole genome shotgun sequence includes the following:
- the LOC134745521 gene encoding leukocyte receptor cluster member 1 homolog: MNILPKKRWHVRTKENIARVRRDEAEAAEKEKEERLRIENADREARLNILKHKSKQKLLELGISDLEPQPEASQPQQLEHINLFVDLEHAVKATNKDHDKEVKEKKEEYEKKIGYLTYLGQDTNEALKKKNWYEVLPDASRFSRSGEIKDTYDKLVLRDADGKPRTKESDTKNGEVAWKAKQKLDPIQKFIQYCTGKNNIMTTSKSSKNMETAVTSPERKSKHKHKSKKHKKDKDEKQKKLLKLREERLKREQQEKLKTEMFLSGLNPTTTQKQPDPSVTRVKPKYNSQFNPELARQNYT, translated from the exons ATGAATATCCTACCTAAAAAAAG ATGGCATGTAAGGACAAAAGAGAATATTGCAAGAGTGAGAAGAGATGAAGCTGAAGCAgcagaaaaagaaaaagaagagagATTAAGAATTGAAAATGCAGATCGGGAAGCCAGACTCAACATTCTAAAACATAAAAGTAAGCAAAAGTTGCTGGAACTAGGCATCAGTGATCTAGAGCCTCAACCTGAAGCATCCCAACCTCAACAACTGGagcatattaatttatttgttgacTTAGAACATGCTGTTAAAGCAACAAATAAAGATCATGACAAAgaagtaaaagaaaaaaaggaaGAATATGAAAAGAAAATTGGATACCTAACATATCTGGGACAAGATACAAATGAAGCactcaaaaagaaaaattggTATGAAGTGTTACCAGATGCATCTAGGTTTTCTAGGTCCGGTGAAATTAAGGATACTTATGACAAATTGGTACTAAGAGATGCAGATGGCAAACCAAGGACAAAAGAAAGTGATACCAAAAATGGTGAAGTTGCTTGGAAGGCTAAGCAAAAGTTAGATCCAATTCAGAagtttattcaatattgcactggaaaaaacaatattatgacAACAAGTAAAAGTTCAAAGAACATGGAAACAGCTGTGACTAGTCCAGAAAGAAAgagtaaacataaacataaaagtaaaaagcacaaGAAGGACAAAGATGAAAAACAAAAGAAGCTACTCAAGCTTAGAGAGGAACGGCTGAAACGAGAACAACAAGAGAAACTGAAGACAGAGATGTTTTTGAGCGGCCTCAATCCTACAACTACTCAAAAGCAGCCAGATCCTAGTGTGACAAGAGTTAAACCAAAATATAATTCCCAATTCAATCCAGAGCTTGCCAGGCAAAATTATACTTAA
- the LOC134745520 gene encoding WASH complex subunit 5 has translation MRVFMAEDNLCAQNLLKLVSHGNAIIAEILRLKDHIPPIFFLENKELQQKYQDVIMDFGYFKIADNQEKKININVKLQDLDDDLKEKYLEIINRFYLLFENIHQYIIDLNSFVEQLYDGAFIQQNIESVMKDVEGKQLLCESLYLYGSMLLLCDLYIPGIIRERLLVAFYRYSTSQSQCNVDDVCKLLRDTGYYQLHRKRPADYPVEYFGRINIHPYFIEKVVGKLRSEDIYNQLAVYTMPEHQASALATQASMLVVCLFFIPQYLHNDVSKMREIADKFFPSNWIVPIYMGVTINVVDYWEHFKAAKSALSNTCNSKMVKEVFSKRGSAIPMLINKTHQILKEGVMTDDFVLDNINKILNLLINSNFVLRWLLLHNSNVIFYDNNKKSKHLQELVIKESNYDALKILELLISTAELELKVREMLNRLLESRNETWNTSKAEALEALNNLAELFSGDKSFAKVQGNDQLRQWFTNIANQIKSVGDSISTKSMKKITQLIQALDEVEEFHSIKSTSTVLQFLSETKDALKNALRAASLKDDSLVTLEVAADVSYAWCIIDSYTQFMQESIKDNPAVTSRLRALFLKLASAMEIPLLRINQAHSDDLVSVSQYYSNELIKYIQKVLQIIPEMVFSIVEKIIDLQTWTIKEIPTRLDKERLKEFAQLEHRMEVARLTHSASTFTTGILDMRSTLVGVIRVDPAELLEEGLLKELDTHISKKFVEFLEPQSKKPLAPNTLLARLQKLAESMDGYKRSLEYIQDYINMHGLRIWQKQVSAIIVDSVAKEISLRKGVTLYSPSAGFMGSLARQIMQLTDARVCCYISICTAWYDIKTQTEIVNTKTFAKLNEAIGVVGLHGLDTLFAFMIKNQLHTVQTIFRTGQEKINVNTLNADVKDTELAITKGQKIFQQLADAIVLIGSLQILRRHIAYQLNISAKFDSAHLEASVQTMNEALLNELKSEDPESKQKVTSELLKYLEDYLVRCGIYEPFDKIYIRNATELNISDVGRVCATLFISQLGKMQFCTSTGDLIARKPGDNIDGYPLLVGIYTLLRQAGKDNIETFVGFLSAYMKGISLSKSKSSDGSCEVAMVGRVLEIFCETFKYSYNKIEDKLPIAMLTQTFQK, from the exons ATGAGGGTTTTTATGGCAGAGGATAATCTTTGTGCCCAAAATTTGTTAAAACTAGTTTCACATGGCAATGCTATAATAGCAGAAATCCTAAGGCTTAAGGATCATATCCCGCcaatattttt CTTAGAAAATAAAGAACTTCAACAAAAGTATCAAGATGTTATCATGGATTTTGGATATTTCAAAATTGCCGACAACCAGGAAAAGAAAATCAATATAAATGTG AAACTGCAAGATTTGGATGATGATCTTAAAGAAAAGTATCTAGAAATAATAAACCGCTTCTACTTACTGTTTGAAAATATTCATCAATACATAATTGATCTGAACTCATTTGTGGAGCAGTTATATGACGGGGCATTCATTCAGCAAAACATTGAGTCTGTCATGAAAGATGTTGAAGGAAAACAACTACTG TGCGAGTCTCTTTACTTGTATGGCTCCATGCTGCTGCTATGTGACCTCTACATACCAGGAATAATACGAGAAAGACTGCTAGTAGCCTTCTACCGCTACAGTACCAGTCAATCCCAATGTAATGTTGACGATGTGTGTAAGCTATTGCGAGACACGGGATACTATCAGTTACACAGGAAGAGGCCTGCCGACTATCCTGTTGAATATTTTGG gCGCATAAATATCCACCCATACTTCATCGAAAAAGTGGTTGGAAAGTTGCGATCAGAGGACATATACAACCAATTAGCCGTGTACACGATGCCCGAACACCAGGCCTCGGCACTCGCCACGCAGGCTAGCATGCTCGTGGTCTGTCTATTCTTCATACCACAGTACCTACATAACGATGTTTCCAAAATGAGAGAAATAGCGGATAAATTCTTCCCAAGCAACTGGATCGTCCCTATCTACATGGGGGTCACCATCAATGTCGTAGATTATTGGGAACATTTCAAAGCTGCCAAATCCGCACTCAGCAATACATGCAACAGTAAGATGGTCAAAGAGGTGTTCTCTAAAAGAGGAAGCGCCATACCCATGCTGATAAATAAAACTCATCAGATTCTAAAGGAAGGCGTGATGACTGATGATTTTGTTCTGGACAACATTAACAAAATACTGAATTTGCTGATAAATTCTAATTTCGTTTTACGCTGGCTTTTGTTGCATAATAGCAACGTAATATTTtacgataataataaaaagagcAAACATCTACAGGAGCTAGTTATAAAGGAGTCCAACTATGATGCACTGAAAATATTAGAGCTGCTTATAAGCACTGCTGAGTTAGAGTTAAAGGTCAGGGAAATGCTGAACAGATTATTAGAAAGCAGAAACGAAACTTGGAATACCAGTAAGGCTGAAGCATTGGAAGCTCTCAACAATCTAGCAGAACTGTTCTCAGGTGACAAATCGTTCGCAAAGGTACAAGGGAATGACCAGTTAAGGCAATGGTTCACCAATATTGCAAATCAGATCAAATCAGTTGGAGACTCGATCAGCACTAAGTCTATGAAGAAAATTACGCAGCTTATACAGGCTTTAGATGAAGTTGAAGAATTTCATAGTATCAAAAGCACTTCAACAGTTCTACAGTTCCTTTCAGAAACAAAAGACGCATTAAAGAATGCACTTAGAGCTGCTTCCTTAAAAGACGACTCTTTGGTAACCTTAGAAGTTGCAGCTGATGTAAGTTACGCATGGTGCATAATCGATTCATACACGCAGTTCATGCAAGAAAGTATAAAAGACAATCCTGCAGTCACAAGTAGATTGAGAGCCCTGTTTCTTAAGCTTGCAAGTGCTATGGAAATACCTCTGCTAAGGATAAACCAGGCTCATAGTGATGACCTTGTGTCAGTGTCACAGTACTACAGTAatgaattgataaaatatatcCAGAAGGTGCTACAGATTATTCCAGAGATGGTATTTAGTATAGTCGAAAAAATTATCGATCTCCAGACGTGGACTATTAAGGAAATACCAACAAGGTTGGATAAGGAGAGGTTGAAGGAATTTGCTCAGCTGGAGCACAGAATGGAGGTCGCGAGGCTTACACACTCCGCGTCTACATTTACGACAG gTATCCTGGACATGCGCTCTACTCTAGTAGGCGTCATAAGAGTGGACCCAGCAGAACTATTAGAAGAAGGCTTACTAAAAGAGCTTGACACGCACATTAGCAAGAAGTTTGTAGAATTCCTGGAACCCCAGAGTAAGAAACCGTTAGCTCCAAACACGTTGTTGGCACGACTACAGAAGTTGGCGGAAAGTATGGATGGTTACAAAAGATCTCTGGAGTATATACAAGATTACATTAACATGCATGGGTTACGGATTTGGCAAAAGCAG GTATCTGCCATAATCGTCGACAGTGTTGCCAAAGAGATCAGCTTGCGTAAAGGCGTGACGCTGTACAGCCCCTCCGCTGGGTTCATGGGGAGCCTCGCGAGACAAATTATGCAGCTTACTGATGCAAG GGTTTGCTGCTACATCAGCATTTGTACCGCATGGTACGACATCAAAACTCAAACTGAAATAGTGAACACAAAAACTTTCGCAAAACTGAACGAAGCCATAGGAGTGGTGGGTCTTCACGGCCTGGACACCTTGTTCGCGTTCATGATTAAAAACCAACTACACACAGTGCAAACCATATTCAGAACAGGAcaagagaaaatcaatgttaacACGTTAAATGCTGATGTAAAGGACACGGAACTCGCAATAACTAAGGGACAGAAGATTTTTCAGCAGTTAGCGGATGCTATAGTGCTGATTGGGAGTCTACAGATTCTGCGAAGGCATATAGCGTATCAATTGAATATCTCGGCGAAGTTTGACTCTGCGCACTTGGAGGCCTCTGTGCAGACGATGAATGA AGCATTACTAAACGAATTAAAATCCGAGGACCCCGAATCAAAACAAAAAGTGACATCAGAGCTTTTGAAGTACTTGGAAGACTATCTAGTGAGGTGTGGAATTTACGAACCTTTCGACAAAATCTACATCAGGAACGCAACGGAATTAAACATCTCTGACGTTGGCCGTGTCTGTGCCACGTTATTCATATCTCAGCTGGGCAAAATGCAATTTTGCACTTCTACTG GCGACCTTATCGCAAGAAAACCTGGTGACAACATTGATGGCTACCCGCTTTTGGTGGGCATATACACGCTTTTGCGCCAAGCGGGAAAGGATAATATCGAGACATTTGTTGGGTTCTTGAGTGCCTATATGAAAGGCATTAGTTTATCTAA GTCAAAATCATCAGATGGATCTTGTGAGGTTGCCATGGTTGGAAGAGTGTTAGAAATATTCTGTGAAACATTCAAATACAGTTACAATAAAATTGAGGATAAACTCCCAATTGCTATGCTGACACAAACATTCCAGAAATAA
- the LOC134745169 gene encoding peroxisomal membrane protein PMP34 gives MAPPNPSLLSYETLVHALAGATGSVASMAAFYPLDTLRSRLQVEDSNKYQGSSSWELLIKLANEEGIDSLYRGLAPVLQSLSISNFVYFYTFHALRRTASTNSSAIQDLMYGITAGSINVLITSPLWVVNTRMKLENNTYNSLFEGLITLFKKEGVKGLWSGTVPSLLLVSNPAIQFMVYEALKRHLVSTGHFKSYYAAFLVGAFAKAIATTVTYPLQLVQMRLRSGTSMKPLFKDVKSNPWLMFRGLEAKLLQTVMTAALMFLIYEKLVKLVFSIMRVRAKHS, from the exons atggcACCTCCAAATCCTTCTCTACTCAGCTATGAGACCCTCGTGCATGCCCTGGCTGGGGCTACG GGAAGTGTTGCAAGTATGGCTGCATTTTACCCACTAGATACACTGAGGTCAAGGTTACAAG TTGAAGACTCCAATAAGTATCAAGGTTCTTCTTCATGGGAACTACTCATAAAACTCGCAAATGAGGAAGGTATTGATTCTTTGTACAGAGGACTAGCACCCGTACTGCAGTCTCTTTCTATTTCCAATTTTGTATATTTCTACACATTCCATGCTTTGCGTAGAACTGCATCTACAAACTCGTCAGCAATACAAGATCTAATGTATGGGATTACAGCAGGTAGTATCAATGTACTTATTACTTCACCCCTATGGGTTGTAAATACAAGAATGAAGTTGGAAAATAATACTTACAACAGCTTATTTGAAGGTCTGATCACACTCTTTAAGAAAGAAGGAGTGAAAGGTCTGTGGTCAGGTACTGTTCCTTCATTGTTGTTGGTCTCAAACCCGGCCATTCAGTTCATGGTGTATGAGGCCTTGAAAAGGCACCTTGTGTCAACTGGGCATTTCAAGAGCTATTACGCTGCTTTCCTGGTGGGTGCGTTTGCTAAAGCCATTGCAACAACAGTCACATACCCTCTGCAACTGGTGCAGATGAGGCTGCGCTCCGGAACAAGCATGAAGCCTCTGTTCAAAGATGTAAAATCAAACCCATGGCTCATGTTCCGTGGTCTTGAAGCTAAATTACTACAAACAGTAATGACAGCTGCATTGATGTTTCTTATTTACGAGAAGCTTGTGAAGTTAGTGTTTAGCATAATGAGAGTGAGAGCTAAACACAGCTAA